The window CGTAACTCGGTCCCGGGGGGTCGCGGTTCACCGCCGGAGTCGCCGGACGCGCGGGCGGTGACGGCCGCCGAGCCACCCCACGAAGCTTTTTATTCCGCCCTTCGTAGGGTCTCCCACTCCGAATGTCTCAGCAGGATGACCGTCCCCACGTCGACCCGGCCGACCTCCAGTGGTGTCACGAGGCGGTGCAGGGGGTGTCCCGCACCTTCGCGCTCACGGTGGACGTGCTCGAGGAGCCGATGTCGTCGTACATCTGTCTCGGGTATCTCGTCTGCCGGATCGCCGACACCGTCGAGGACGCCTCCCACATCCCCCCGGCGGAACAGGCCGAACTGCTCCGGACCTACGACGCCGTCCTCGATCCCGACGACGACACGGACGCCGACGCGTTCGTGACGGCCGTCGAACCGTACCTGCCCGCCGACGAGGAGATGACCGACGACTGGGCGGTCGTCCGCGACAGCGCTCGGGTGATCGGCACGTTCCGCGGACTCCCGGCGGACGTCCAGCGGGCGGTCGTCCCGCCGGCGCGGGAACTGGTCCGGGGGATGGCCGAGTTCGTCGAGCGGTACGACGACGACGGCGGACTCCGGATCCAGACCCGTAGCGAACTCGAGGAGTACTGTTATTACGCCGCCGGGACGGTCGGCAACCTGATCACGAACCTGGTGACGCGTCACGACGTCGCGACCGACCGCCGCCGCCGACTGTACGACACCGCCGAGGAGTTCGGCCTGCTTCTCCAACTCGTGAACATCTCGAAGGACGTCTACGACGACTACACTGCCGAGGACAACGTCTACCTCCCCGCGGAGTGGCTGGCGGACGAGGACGTTCCCCAGGAGGCGGTCCTCGACGACGAACACCAGTCGGGCGCGGCGTCGGTGGTTCGCCGGACCGCGGAGTTCGCCGGGTCGTTCCTCGACGACGCCCAGACCTACCTGGAGGCGGTCCCGCTGCGGGACGGCAACACCCTCGCGGCGTGGGCGATCCCGTTTCTGCTCGCGGTCGGTACCCTCCGGGAACTGCTCGCCCGGCCGGAGGACGCCCTGTCGTCGACCGGCGTGAAGATCTCCCGCCAGGAGGTACTCGCGGTCGTCACCGAGATGCGCGACGACGGCAGCCGGGAGTCGCTCGCCTCGCTCCGCCAGCAGATCGCGGCGGGGCCGTACCACCGCGCGGCGTCGAGTCTGGACTGAACCGCCACGACGCCGGAGGCGGCCCGACCGGTCCGTATCGCGTGCGCTCGGCCCCGCACGCATTGGGAGGCTTTTTATCCGTCGGAGCGAAACCGTCGCGTATGGGTACCGAAGACGCACACGACGACCACGAACACCACCTCCCCGCGGTGGAGGATTGGCCCCGCGGATTCGGTGAGGCCAGCTGGTGGCCGTTCGTCACCGCCGCGGGGGCCGGCGGCGTCTACGTCGCGGCGGCGCTGTACATCATCGGCCGCAGCGGCAGCGGCCTCGTAGGCCCCCTCGCGGGTCCCGCGGCGCTGGTAGCCTCGATCGGGCTCTTCCTCGTCGGCCTGTACGGGTGGGTGTATCACGCCTTCGTAAGCACGTTCTGGTCCCGTGAGGCCGATCAAAAGAGCGCGAACAAGCTCCGGTGGGGGATGCTCGCGTTCCTCGGCTCGGAACTGGCGACGTTCGGCGCGCTGTTCGGCTACTACTTCTACATCCGCGCGGGCGACTGGGAGTCGATCTTCGTCGGGATTCCCGACCTCACGGGCTCGCTCGTCATCGCCAACACCGCGCTCCTGGTGCTGTCGTCGATCACGCTGCACCTCGCCCACACCGCCATCCGGAAGGACGACCGCCGGACGTTCCTGGGGTGGCTCATCGCGACGGTGGTTTTGGGCGTGGTCTTCATCGGCGGCCAGATCTACGAGTACTACGAGTTTATCGTCCACGAGGGCTTCACGTTGACCTCCGGGTTCTTCGCGTCGGCGTTCTTCGGACTCACCGGCCTCCACGGCCTCCACGTGAGCCTCGGCGCGGTCCTCCTCGGGGTCGTTCTCGTGCGGGCGCTCGCCGGCCAGTACTCCGCCGAGCGGCACGTCTCCGTCAGCACCGTCTCGATGTACTGGCACTTCGTTGACGTGGTGTGGATCTTCCTCGTCGTCGTGCTGTACGTCGGCGCGGAAGTCGGCGCCTGAGAGGGAACTGGGTTTTTTTACCGCCGATCGGCCGGGCGTTCGACGGGTTTCGACCGGATGCAGCGGACTACATAGCCCACAATATCCGCTCGTATCACTCATATATCAGCTTATGCGCCGAGGGTGCGTTCCGTCGACCGATGCCCGCCAAAGACTCCCCGGTACGCGTCGTCGTCCGGCGCCGGATGAACGACCACGGAACACTGACCGTCGAAGTGGGTGCAACGAACGAGACCCGACACGTCTGTGCGTACGCGACGCCCGAACTCAGGCGCCGACTCGCCTCCCTGCAGGCCGGCACGGAACTCCCGCTTTCGATGTCCCGGATCGGGGTTCGCGCGAACGTGTGGCGGGCTGTGGGCGTCGCCGAGGAGCGATCCGCCAGGTCGGCCGGCGTAACGTCCGAAAAACGGACAATAAAGCCGATCTGAAGGTCGAATACGAGATCGTCCGGGACGAAGATCGCGGGCTCGCCAGCGCCCCCAGCGCGCCTCCGGCTCCAACGGAGCAGTTTTCCGACCCTCCGACGAAAGCCGGGTATGACCACCGACGACGACGAGCCGACGGTCCCGATCGTCTGTGAGGCCTGTGGAACGCGCTCGCGGGTCCCGCTTGCGGACCTCCGTGAATCGTTGGAGACGCACAACCAACACCGACACGACGGGGAGGAGGTCGCCCAGGTCGACCCGGTTCTCGCCGAGGAACTCGCCGACCACGTCGCCGAGGATCTGGGGCTTTATGGGGGCGACGCCTGAGACGAACAGGATTCGCTGAGCACCGGTTCTCGCCCGCACGGTTCGGCGACGACCGGCGACCTGTCACACCGATCCGAACGACCGAAGCCGGGCGGTTTATTCCCGCCGGCCGCCCACCCCGAGTATGCTCACGTTCGTCGGCCTCGGGCTGTACGACGAGGAGTCGATCACCGTCGAGGGCCGGGCCATTCTCGAGGACGCCGACCGCGCGTTCGCGGAGTTCTACACCAGCCACCTCGTCGGCGCGACGGTCGATGACCTGTCGGCGTTCCACGACGTCGACATCGAGGTCCGGGACCGTGCGGGCGTCGAACGGGACCCTGAAGACGTCCTCGCGGCCGCCGCGGACGGCCACGTCGCCTTCCTGACCGCGGGCGACACGATGATCTCGACGACGCACGTCGACCTGCGGCTCCGGGCGATCGACCGCGGGATCGACACCCGCGTGATCCACGGCGTGACGGCACAGACCGCCGCCTCGGGACTGACTGGCCTCCAGAACTACCGGTTCGGGAAGTCGGTCACCCTCCCGTTTCCGTCCGCCCACGGCGGCGGCGACGTCCCTGGAAGCGTCGTCGAATCCATCGACGCCAACCGCGAGCGCGGCCTCCACACGCTCGTGTACCTCGACATCAAGGCCGACCGCGACGCGTACCTGACCGCCGACGTCGCCGCCGGACTCCTCGCCGAGGGGTGGACCGACACGCTCGGGGTCGCGGTCGCGCGGGCCGGCAGCCCGGAACCGGTCGTCGCGGCCGACACGCTCTCGACGTTGGCCGACCGGGACTTCGGCGACCCGCTGCATCTGCTCGTGATCCCCGGCGACCTCCACCACGTCGAGTCCGACGCCTTGGCCACGCTCGGGGGTGCACCCGCCGACGCCCTGGCGGCTCGCGAGCGGTAATTCGGCCTCGAAGCAAGTCGAAAGCGAACCACCGGTCCGACGCGTCCGCCGGCGTCGACCGGCGAGTATCGTCGGGCCGCGGGCGGCGCCGCCCCCGTCCCGTCGAGTTCCGGACCGTCGTTGGAGACAGCGAGCACGACCGCGTCGGTCCCAGTTTTCGGCCCAGCGTCGGCACCGGAACGGAGCCAGGCCGCGCGGCCGCCCAACGAGTTTTGTGTGCGGCGCGCGGCAACGTTCATAACGCCGGGGACACGACCGACGCGGCTGCAACGGCGCTCGTGACCGGGGGCGTCCCGGCATCGGCTCCGAACTGACGAAGCTGTTTGCGGCCGACGGCACCGACGTACTCCTGATGTCCCGGAGACGGGAGCGCCTCGAGACGGTCGCCGACGAACTCGAACGGACTTACGACGTCGAGACGCACGTGATGCCCGCCGACCTCTCGGACCCCGAAGCGCCGGCGGCGCTGTACGAATCGGTCGTCGACGCGGGGCTCGGGGTCGATGTCCTCGTCAACAACGCCGGGGTCGGTTCGTACGGCCCGTTTCTTGACGACGACGCCTCGATCGCCGGATGGGCGCCGACGCCGAACAGCGTCGTGTACTCCGCGGCGGAACACTTCGAGCGGGCGTTCTCGGAGGCGCTCGCCGAGGGACTGGCCGCGCAGGGCATCACGGCGGCCGCCCTGTGCTCGGATGAGACGGGGACCGGGTTCTTCGACCGCGGGGACTACGACGGGTCGGGGGCGGCGGCGGCCGACAGGACGTCTGCGGCCGCCGTCGTGGAGGCGGGGTACCGCGGGCTGATGGCCGGCGAGCGGATCGGCATTCCGGGCGGGCGAAACAGGCTCCGGGCGTTCCTCCGGCGCGTCCTCCCGCGGTGGCTCCCGGTCAGGACTGCCAGGGAGCCAGTCTCGAAGTAAGCGGATCAGACAGCCCGCTCGGATCGCTCGGTTCGTTCGAGGTCGAGTTGCGCCGCCAGATCGTACTCGTCGCCGGTAACGAGGTAGAGCACGTCCTCGACGACGGTCAGAAGCTCCGGGACCTCCCGGACGACCAGGTAGGTGATCCCGACGAGCACCACGACCGCGAGCACCTGGCTGATGATGCGATCGGAGATGAAAAACGAGACCATATACGGGTCGGTGGACCCGAACAGAAACAGGACCTCGCCCACGAACCACTGCATGTACTGCTTGCCGAAGACGATCGTGATGAACGTGGTCCGGAGGAGGTTCAGCGCGTAGATGATCGGCACCGCGATCGCCAGCGCGCGGAGCTTCCGGCGGAACGGTGCCTCGACGGCGGCGATCAGCCCGCCGAAGATGGCGATGCTGCCCAGCCCGGTGCACGCGAGGACGACCGACACCGTCAGGCGGTGGTCGCCGTCGAAAAAGCGGAACGTGTTCAGATACCCCTGCTCGCCGACGATGAGTTCGGGCGTGTAGCCGAACGCGTTGACGAGGAAGCCGGTCTGCGCGGCGACGACCTCCATCAACACGCCCCGCGGGGCCGGCACCGCAACCCCCAGCAGGGTGACTGCGGGGATCGTCTCGAAGGGGAGATACAGGAGCCCCATCGCCGCGACGGACCGCGAAAGCACGTACAGGGAGTCGCGGCCGCCCCAGAGCAGGTAGCCGGTGTACAAAGACGCCGGGACCGCGACGATCGAGAGCAGCCCCTCGACGTAGCTCTTGTGGACGAACGCGAAATGCGGGACCAACTGCAGCCAGAAGACGGCGAAGCCGACCCACGCGGCGACCGTGAGATGCCGCGCCAGCCGTTCGTTCCGGCCTACCGAGAGCGTGCCCGCCGCGAACGTGAGGATCACCACCCACGCGAAGGCGTCGGAGAGCAGACCGGGCATATCCGGGCGGACGGCTTTGGCGATTAAATCCTTTGTCGTTCAGTGCGCCGGCGTCGGGAGACCGCCACCGGGCGACTTCGGCGGTCAGGCTTCGACGATCTCGACCTCGTGGCCGTCCTGATCCTTCGTGAACGCGTAGCGGTCGTCACAGGAGGCCGGGTCGCGGTAGTCCCGGGCGTGCCGTTCCATCAGGGTGTCCCAGTAGTCGTGGAGGTCGTCGGCGCGGACCGCGAGATGCCCCCACGCGTCGCCCATCGTGTACGAGCGGCCGTCGTAGTTGTAGGTGAGTTCGACGGCCATCGCGGCGTCGGTTGCGCCCTCGGGCTTCATGAAGTAGTTCGCGAAGGAATCGGACTCCCACCGGCCGGTGTGTTCGTACTCGAACTTCCGGGTCCAGAACCCCAGCGCCTCGTCGGCGTCCGCGACGCGGATCATCGTGTGGTCGAGGCTCCATTTCGGCAGGTCGGGGTCGCGCTGGACGATCTCGACCTCGTGGCCGTCGGGGTCCTTCACGAACGCGTACCGGCCGCCACAGGACTCGGGGTCGCGGTAGTCGTCGACGCCCTCGTCCAGCAACTGGTGGTAGTGTTCTTCGAGTTCGCCCTCGGGCACCCGGACCGCGATGTGACCCCACGCGTCGCCCATCTCGTAGGTGCGGTCGTCGTGGTTGTAGGTGAGTTCGAGCTTCGCGCCCTCGTCGTGCATCCCCTCGGGACCGAGAAAGACGTTGGTGAAGGTGTCGGCCTCCCAGCGGCCCTTCTCCTCGTAGTTCAGGTGGGTATCGTACCACTCCAGCGACGCTTCGAGGTCTTCGACGCGGATCATCACGTGATCGAGCACACCGGACATACGCGGAGGGACGGTCGCCGCAATCAAAAAGGGTGCCGAAGCCTGTCAGTCGTCGGGAGCGTCGCCGTCGTCGCTGGGGTCGTCCGCGCCGTTTCGAGTTCGACCCCGATAGTGAACCGCGGCGACCGCGAGCAACGCCGCCGACCCCACCGGCCACGCCACCCGGTTCGGTTGGATGGAAAAACCCCACGCGAGTTGTGCCTGTGCGACGGCCGCGACGGCGAGCAGTCCGGCGGTCACGCGGCGGTCCTCCCGGCCCGTCCGCCGGCCGATCGCGGCGCTCGCAACGGCGGCGGCGTACACCCCGACCGACAGCGGCCACGCGAGGATGTACTCGGGCAACCCCCTCGTGTACAGGAACAGGAACTCCGGAAGGGTCGTCACCATCGGGGGAGTGGTGTTGACGAGCCCCCACGCGAAAAGCAGGGTCGCGTCCCGCCCGGAGAACACCTGCACCGACCACGGGACCGCAAGCAGCCCCGGGAAGGCGAGCATCGCCAGCCGCGACCGAACGGTCGAGGTCGCCACGACGGTCACTTCCGGGCGACGACGCGGAGCACGTCCTCGTCTTCGAGTTCGTGGCCGCGGCCGACCTGCTGTTCGTCGTGTTTCGCGCTCGGCCCGGTCACCCGGGCGAACCGGAACCGCTCCTCTAAGCTCCCGCCGAGCTTCCGTAGGGCGTCGTCGACGGTGTTTTCGCCTTCCATCAGGACCAGCGGCTCCTCGTAGTCGACGCCGCGGCCGGGCTTGTCCATATACACCCGGATCAGGCCGAGTTCCTCCCAGAGGCGCTCCCTGAACGCGTCGAGGCCCCTCTCGGCTTCCGCGCTGATGAACACCGCCTCCTCGGGGTCGACGCCGACATCCCGGAGGTTCTCCTCGACGGTGGGGAGGTACTCGCGGTCGATGAGGTCGGCCTTGTTGACCGCCACCATCGAGGGGAGGTACACCCGATTGTCCATTATGCCGTCGATGAGTTCGTCGATGGTGTGGTTGCCGCGGACGGTCACGTCGGCGTTGACGTAGCCGTGCTCTCTGAGCACGCTCGCGACCGTGTCCTCGTCGAGGGAGACGTCGTCGGAGGCGGTGACCTGGATGCCGCCCTTGCCGCGTTTGGAGATGGTGACGTTCGGCGGCTCGGCGTCGACCCGGATCTTGTTCGCGTACAGCTCCTCCTGGAGGCGTTCGTACCGCTCGATCTCGAACACGGAGAGGAGAAACACCACGAGGTCGGCCGTCCGGACGACCGAGAGAACGGCCTTCCCGTCGCCGCGGCCGCCGGCCGCCCCCTCGATGAGCCCCGGGACGTCGAGGATCTGGATGTTGGCGCCGTTGTGCTTCAACATCCCGGGGTTGACGTCGAGGGTGGTGAACTCGTACTCGCCGACCTCGCTGTCGGCGTTGGTGAGGGCGTTGATCAGCGTCGACTTGCCGACGCTGGGGAACCCGACGAGGGCGACGGTCGCGTCCCCGGTCTTCTCGACTGCGTACCCGTGGCCGCCGCCGGCGGAGGACTGGTTTTCGAGTTTCTCCTTTTTCTCGGCGAGCTTCGCCTTCAGCCGGCCGATGTGCTCCTCGGTCGCCTTGTTGTACGGCGTGTTTGCGATCTCCTCGCGGAGTTCCTCGATCTCCTCCTCCAGTCCCATCGGATATTGCTCTACGACCCCCGTCGAAAAAGGTGTTCTTTCCGCGTGCCGTCCGCGTGTGCCCCGACGCGGAACGAAGCGTTTTGTACGCTCCGGTGCGTAGGTGGGATAATGGGAGCTGAACCGGAACCGGGACTCTCGGAGCAGTATCGGCGGGCGAGCCCCTGGCCCCTCTTCGTCGCCCTCGGCATCCCGATCGCGGAGGTCGGGATCGTCTTCGACCTGTTTCCGATCGCCGTCGGCGGCCTGCTCCTGTTCGGCGGGAGCGCGGCGGGGATGGCCACGGAGGCGGGCTACGCGAAGACGCCGTGGCGGGCGCTTGTCGGCGCCGCCGTCCCGTTCGCCGCGTTGGGGCTCGGGTTCGTTTACACCCCGATCGACCTCCCGGATCGCGGGTACGCCATCCTCGCGGCCGCGGCGATCCTGGTCGCAATCGCCGTCGCCGGTAGGCTGTTCGCACAGGACGCTGACCCGCCGTACTAGCCGGTCCGGTACCGCCTGCTGCGACGAATCAACAACCTATTTCCTCCTCCGCGGGAACGGGCGGGTATGAGCAACGAGATCTTCGACCGGGAGACGCAACTCGACCTCCTCGTCAACGTCATTCCGCTCTTCATTCTCGCGTTCTTCATCGTGGGCTTTCTCGTGTTCGCGCCGTTCGGGATCGACCCGCTCGCGTCGGCGATCCAGTTCGGGCTGATCGCGGTCCCGTTCGTGCTGCTTTCGGTCCTGACGTACTTCGCGGCGGTCGCGGTCGCCGGCAGCGAGAACGACGGGCCGGTCTACCTCCCCGGACAGGCAAGCGTCTCGGGGGCCGAACCGCTCGAAGTCCCCGACGACGAGGGTACGGAGGCGGTCCCCGAGGACGCGGCGGCGGCCGCAGAACTCGACGAACCTGCGGAGCCTGAGGACGTAGCGGCGGAGTCGGACGACGACGCCGAATCCGCGGCGGACGACGCGGCCGACGAACCAGCGGACGCGACGGCTGACTCCGACTCGGCGGACGGCGACGAGCAGCCCTCCTGACCCGGAGGATCCCCGGCGCGTCGGCCGGATCCGCTCTCGATCGATCGCCGGGATCACCCGTAGCCCGAGCCGGCCCGCCCGGGTCCGGACGCGAACGCGGCACCGCGCCGACGGCGGCGGCTTCCCGAACCTTTCATTACCTTTGGATACTCACCCGCAACTATGCAGGTCAACGGACAGCTGGCGCTGACGGTCCTCATGGGGCTCTTCCTGGTGGCCGTCGCCGCGTGGGTCGCGCGGGTCGAAAACTGGCGCTCGTACACGCCGATCGCCGGCGGCGGTGGGTACGGGCAGGAGGAAAGTTACGTCTCCAGCGAGAAACCGTCGGGCGTCATCAGGTGGCTCACCACGGTGGACCACAAGGACATCGGACTGCTCTACGGCACGTACGCGCTCATCGCGTTCGTCGTCGGCGGACTGATGGTCGTCGTGATGCGGCTTGAACTCATCGCCCCCGGGCAGACGCTCATCTCGAACACGTTCTACAACTCGCTTTTGACGAGCCACGGCATCACGATGCTGTTCCTGTTCGGGACGCCGATCATCGCCGCGTTCGCGAACTACCTGGTGCCGCTCCTGATCGGCGCGGACGACATGGCGTTCCCGCGGATCAACGCCATCGCCTTCTGGCTGCTGCCGCCCGCCGCCTTGCTCATCTGGGCGGGCTTTTTCCCGATCGGGAACATCATCCCGGCGCAGACAGCCTGGACGATGTACACGCCGCTGTCGACCGGCGCGGGGCTCGGGAACCAGGGGAACGCCGGCGTCGACCTGTTCCTCCTCGGACTGCACCTCTCGGGCGTCTCAGCGACGATGGGGGCGATCAACTTCATCGCGACCATCTTCACCGAGCGTGGCGAGGAGGTCTCCTGGGCGAACCTCGACATCTTCTCGTGGACGGTCCTGACCCAGTCGGGGCTGATCCTCTTCGCGTTCCCGCTTCTGGGCAGCGCGATCGTGATGCTGCTTTTCGACCGTAACTTCGGCACCACGTTCTTCTCCGGTGAGGGCGGCGCGATGCTGTGGCAGCACCTCTTCTGGTTCTTCGGCCACCCCGAGGTGTACATCCTGGTGTTGCCGCCGATGGGGATCGTCAGTTACGTCCTGCCACGCTTTGCGGGCCGCCGGCTGTTCGGGTTCAAGTTCGTCGTCTACTCCACGCTCGCGATCGGCGTCCTCTCGTTCGGCGTGTGGGCGCACCACATGTTCGCGACCGGGATGGACCCCCGGCTGCGGGCGTCGTTCATGGCGGTCTCGCTCGCGATCGCGATCCCGAGTGCGGTCAAGACGTTCAACTGGATCACGACGATGTGGAACGGCCGGGTGCGGCTCACCACCCCGATGCTGTTCTGTATCGGGTTCGTCTCGAACTTCATCATCGGCGGCGTCACCGGCGTGTTCCTCGCGTCGATCCCGATCGACCTCGTGCTCCACGACACCTACTACGTGGTGGGTCACTTCCACTACATCGTGATGGGCGCGATCGCGTTCGCCGGCTTCGCCGGGCTGTACTACTGGTACCCGCTGTACACGGGGCGGATGTACCAGAAGACGCTGGGGAAGATGCACTTCTGGCTCTCGATGATCGGGACGAACGTCACGTTCTTCGCGATGATCCTGCTGGGCTACGGCGGGATGCCGCGGCGGTACGCAAACTACCTGCCGCAGTTCGCGACGCTCCACCAGCTGGCGACCTTCGGCGCCTTGATCCTGCTGGTCGGCCAGATCATCTTCGTGTGGAACTTCGTGCAGTCGTGGCTCGAAGCCCCGAAGGTCGACGACGGCGACCCCTGGGACCTCAAGGATTCGAACCTCTACACCGCCGAGTGGGACTGGTTCGATCAGAAACTCCAGACCGCGATCGCCGACGGCGGCGAGGACGAAGAGGGGCCCGCGGTGGCCGACGGCGGGCGGACGACGGCCGACGCCGACGAGTAACTCCGCGGTTCGCCGACGAGTAACTCCGCGGTTCGATGCCGTTTCTTCGGTAGGGTTCCGCCCGCCGGCGCTCAGACCGCGAGGATGATTCCGGTGGCGAACATCAACACCACGATCGACGCGAGGACGACCGCCAGGAGGTCCCGATCACTCATACTCCCGTTTGCAGGGGGGCGATCATATGAGCGTCGGTTCCGCGGGACCGACCCGCAAACGGGTGGCTTAACCCCGAGCGTCGCCGACACCTCGGCGTGACCGAACGCGACGTCGCCGAGGGGACGCCGGAATCGTCACCGGGATCGACCGGCCGCGACGGCCGCCGGTTCGTGCTCCTGCTGTACGTCGCCTTGGTCGGCGTCGGGGCCGCCGCGGGCTTTCTGACCGGGACGTTCGTCGACGGACTCCAGCAGCCGCGGTTCCTGTTTCTGGTCCCGTTTCCCGCCACGCCGGCCGGGTTCGCCGCCTACGGCGGGCTGACGCTCGCCCTGGTGCTCGGGGTGCCCCTGGCGCTCGTGATCTACGTGTCACGGACGATCGACGACGGCGGGTGAGTCGCGGCCGCGACCGACCGGTCGGCGTTGCCCCCGTCGGTCCGGCTATCCTTTTTATTCCGGGCGGGCGTAGCACATAGTGATGGACGTAGACGAACACGCCGAGGAACTCGCCTCCGCCCTCGGTGTTGACAAAGCGGAGGTCAAAGACGACTTGCAGAACCTGCTGTCGTACAGCGTGCCCGTCGACGAGGCGAAACAGAGCATCCGCCGGAAACACGGCGGAAGCGGCGGCAACGACGCGACGCCGACAACGAAGGATGTCGGCGACGTCACGACCGCCGACGGCAACGTCACCGTGACCGTCCGGGTGCTGTCGGTCGGCCGCCGGTCGATCCGGTACCAAGGCGAGGAACAGACGATCCGGGAAGGCGAGTTCGCCGACGGGACCGGTCGGATCTCCTACACCGCGTGGGAGGACTTCGGCTTCGAGCCCGGCGATTCCATCACCGTCGGCAACGCCGGCGTCCGCGAGTGGGACGGCGACCCCGAGCTCAACATCGGCCAGTCCTCGACGGTCGCAATCGAGACGACGCCCGTGGAGGTGCCCTACGACGTCGGCGGCGATTCCGACCTCGTGGACCTTCGAGCGGGCGACCGCGGCCGCAACGTCGAGGTCAAACTCCTCGAATCGGAGGAGCGCGTCATCGACGGCCGCGACGGCGACACCACCATCCGGTCGGGCGTCGTCGCCGACGAGAGCGGCCGGCTCCCCTTTACCGACTGGGAGGCCCGGCCCGAACTCCGGGAGGGCTCGGAACTCCGGTTCGAGGAGGTGTACGTCCGGGAGTTCCGTGGCGTCCCGCAGGTGAACCTCTCTCAGTACACCACCGTGACGCCGCTGGGCCGCTCGATCGACGTCGACGACGAGGCGACGCGGCTCCCGATCGGCGAGGCCGTCGCCGCCGGCGGGCTGTTCGACGTCGAGGTCGTCGGCAACGTCCTCGAAGTCCGGGACGGCTCCGGGCTCATCGAGCGGTGCCCCGACTGCGGGCGGGTACTACAGAACGGGCAGTGTCGCGCCCACGGCGACGTCGACGGCGAGGACGATATGCGCGTGAAGGCGATCATCGACGACGGTACCGGCACGGTGACCGCGATGCTCGACCGCGAGCTCACCGAGGCGGTGTACGGCGGCACGATGGCGGAGGCGATGACCGCCGCCCGCGACGCGATGGACAAGGCGGTCGTCGCCGACGAGATCCGCGAGCGGATCGTCGGCCGCGAGTACCGGATCCGCGGGAACCTCTCTGTCGACGACTACGGTGCAAACCTCGAAGCAACCGAGTTCGAGCGGACTGACGAGGATCCCGCGGCGCTCGCAACCGACCTGCTTTCGGAGGTGCGCGGATGAGCGACGAGGTCCAAGAGCGGGAGATCGCCCGCCGGGTGTTCGCCGCGGAGTTCGACGACGCTACCCTTTCGTACTCGGAGAGCGACGAGGAGCGCGCGCCCAACTACGTGGTGACCCCGACCGGCGCGCGGGTCAACCGGCTGTTCGCGGTCGGCGCGCTCACCGAGGTCGAGGCGGTCAACGACGACGTCCTCCGGGGTCGAATCGCCGACCCCACGGGGGCGTTCGTGACCTACGCCGGCCAGTACCAGCCCGACGCCGCGGGCTTTCTCGAACGGACGACCCCGCCGTGTTTCGTCTCGATCACGGGCAAGGGGCGGACCTACCAGCCGGAGGACTCAGACCGGATCTTCACCTCGGTCCGGCCCGAGAGCCTCACCGAGGTCGACGCCGACACCCGGGACCGGTGGGTCGTTGCTGCCGCCGACGCAACGCTCGATCGGATCGCGACGATGGCCGCGGCGCTCGACCTCGACGCCCGCGGCGAGGACCTCCGGGCGGAACTGGAGTCCCGCGGCGTCGACGCCGCGCACGCAAGCGGCGTCGTGCGTGCGATCGACCACTACCGGCCGACCGAACACTACCTCGAAGCGGTCCGGCGGCTCGCGGTCCGGTCGCTGGACCTCGTCGCTGGCGAGCGCGACACCGTCGAGACGCTCGATGTCGCCCCCGACGAGGCGGGGCCGAACGAACTCGGGGCGCTCCCGGCGGTGCCGGCGGCGTCGACCGCATCCGGCGGATCGGCGGAGCCAGCCGGTGCGACGCCGAGCCCCGAGGCATCCGGCGCCGACGCCGAATCCACGGCTGCCCGGGACGCAGGCGGCGGGACGAGCGTGGGCGACACGGCCACAATCGAGGGGACGACAGCCGC of the Halobellus ruber genome contains:
- a CDS encoding phytoene/squalene synthase family protein is translated as MSQQDDRPHVDPADLQWCHEAVQGVSRTFALTVDVLEEPMSSYICLGYLVCRIADTVEDASHIPPAEQAELLRTYDAVLDPDDDTDADAFVTAVEPYLPADEEMTDDWAVVRDSARVIGTFRGLPADVQRAVVPPARELVRGMAEFVERYDDDGGLRIQTRSELEEYCYYAAGTVGNLITNLVTRHDVATDRRRRLYDTAEEFGLLLQLVNISKDVYDDYTAEDNVYLPAEWLADEDVPQEAVLDDEHQSGAASVVRRTAEFAGSFLDDAQTYLEAVPLRDGNTLAAWAIPFLLAVGTLRELLARPEDALSSTGVKISRQEVLAVVTEMRDDGSRESLASLRQQIAAGPYHRAASSLD
- a CDS encoding SDR family NAD(P)-dependent oxidoreductase codes for the protein MGSELTKLFAADGTDVLLMSRRRERLETVADELERTYDVETHVMPADLSDPEAPAALYESVVDAGLGVDVLVNNAGVGSYGPFLDDDASIAGWAPTPNSVVYSAAEHFERAFSEALAEGLAAQGITAAALCSDETGTGFFDRGDYDGSGAAAADRTSAAAVVEAGYRGLMAGERIGIPGGRNRLRAFLRRVLPRWLPVRTAREPVSK
- the artA gene encoding archaeosortase A, coding for MPGLLSDAFAWVVILTFAAGTLSVGRNERLARHLTVAAWVGFAVFWLQLVPHFAFVHKSYVEGLLSIVAVPASLYTGYLLWGGRDSLYVLSRSVAAMGLLYLPFETIPAVTLLGVAVPAPRGVLMEVVAAQTGFLVNAFGYTPELIVGEQGYLNTFRFFDGDHRLTVSVVLACTGLGSIAIFGGLIAAVEAPFRRKLRALAIAVPIIYALNLLRTTFITIVFGKQYMQWFVGEVLFLFGSTDPYMVSFFISDRIISQVLAVVVLVGITYLVVREVPELLTVVEDVLYLVTGDEYDLAAQLDLERTERSERAV
- a CDS encoding TIGR04206 family protein, whose amino-acid sequence is MATSTVRSRLAMLAFPGLLAVPWSVQVFSGRDATLLFAWGLVNTTPPMVTTLPEFLFLYTRGLPEYILAWPLSVGVYAAAVASAAIGRRTGREDRRVTAGLLAVAAVAQAQLAWGFSIQPNRVAWPVGSAALLAVAAVHYRGRTRNGADDPSDDGDAPDD
- a CDS encoding VOC family protein, producing MSGVLDHVMIRVEDLEASLEWYDTHLNYEEKGRWEADTFTNVFLGPEGMHDEGAKLELTYNHDDRTYEMGDAWGHIAVRVPEGELEEHYHQLLDEGVDDYRDPESCGGRYAFVKDPDGHEVEIVQRDPDLPKWSLDHTMIRVADADEALGFWTRKFEYEHTGRWESDSFANYFMKPEGATDAAMAVELTYNYDGRSYTMGDAWGHLAVRADDLHDYWDTLMERHARDYRDPASCDDRYAFTKDQDGHEVEIVEA
- the dph5 gene encoding diphthine synthase gives rise to the protein MLTFVGLGLYDEESITVEGRAILEDADRAFAEFYTSHLVGATVDDLSAFHDVDIEVRDRAGVERDPEDVLAAAADGHVAFLTAGDTMISTTHVDLRLRAIDRGIDTRVIHGVTAQTAASGLTGLQNYRFGKSVTLPFPSAHGGGDVPGSVVESIDANRERGLHTLVYLDIKADRDAYLTADVAAGLLAEGWTDTLGVAVARAGSPEPVVAADTLSTLADRDFGDPLHLLVIPGDLHHVESDALATLGGAPADALAARER
- a CDS encoding cytochrome c oxidase subunit 3, coding for MGTEDAHDDHEHHLPAVEDWPRGFGEASWWPFVTAAGAGGVYVAAALYIIGRSGSGLVGPLAGPAALVASIGLFLVGLYGWVYHAFVSTFWSREADQKSANKLRWGMLAFLGSELATFGALFGYYFYIRAGDWESIFVGIPDLTGSLVIANTALLVLSSITLHLAHTAIRKDDRRTFLGWLIATVVLGVVFIGGQIYEYYEFIVHEGFTLTSGFFASAFFGLTGLHGLHVSLGAVLLGVVLVRALAGQYSAERHVSVSTVSMYWHFVDVVWIFLVVVLYVGAEVGA